One genomic segment of Alosa sapidissima isolate fAloSap1 chromosome 13, fAloSap1.pri, whole genome shotgun sequence includes these proteins:
- the LOC121679562 gene encoding testis-specific serine/threonine-protein kinase 1-like: protein MDESLVLKKCGYILGNTLGDGSYGKVKSAYSESLKSNVAVKIINRKKAAADFLEKFLPRELEIQASLCHPNVVKIFKIFETSDGKVFIVMELGVRGDLLEYVKSRGALAEDFARKLFRQLSMAIKFIHAQDIVHRDLKCENLLLDKDFNLKVSDFGFTRRIIYDDTGKMELSKTFCGSAAYAAPEVLQGIPYNPKMYDVWSMGVILFVMMCGAMPYDDSNIKRMLRIQKEHRVDFPRSKQVPGECKDIIYKMLHPDVKRRLDIGSILDHQWLQGKTGEVNRRHHDEPSTSKAASSSKDDKKHAKVDADVPLDPGKEDLAGGSSSRRDPASVT from the coding sequence ATGGATGAGTCTTTGGTTCTGAAGAAGTGCGGCTACATATTAGGAAATACGTTAGGGGACGGATCATATGGAAAAGTCAAGTCCGCCTATTCTGAAAGCCTAAAGTCAAACGTAGCGGTCAAAATTATTAATAGAAAAAAGGCAGCCGCTGATTTTTTGGAAAAATTCTTGCCACGAGAACTGGAAATCCAAGCAAGTTTGTGCCATCCAAATGTCGTGAAAATCTTCAAAATTTTCGAAACGTCAGATGGAAAAGTATTCATCGTCATGGAGCTCGGCGTACGAGGTGATCTACTGGAGTACGTCAAAAGCCGGGGCGCATTGGCAGAAGATTTCGCTAGAAAACTTTTTCGGCAGTTGTCGATGGCAATTAAATTCATTCACGCCCAAGACATCGTCCATCGGGATTTGAAGTGCGAGAATCTACTCCTGGACAAAGACTTCAATTTGAAAGTGTCAGACTTTGGATTCACGCGACGGATTATTTATGATGACACCGGCAAAATGGAACTGAGCAAAACGTTCTGTGGCTCTGCCGCTTATGCAGCACCTGAGGTTTTGCAGGGCATACCGTACAACCCCAAAATGTATGACGTGTGGAGCATGGGCGTGATTTTGTTTGTTATGATGTGCGGAGCTATGCCTTATGATGACTCAAATATCAAAAGAATGCTCCGGATACAGAAGGAGCATCGAGTGGACTTCCCTCGCTCCAAACAAGTCCCAGGAGAATGCAAAGACATCATCTACAAGATGCTCCACCCAGATGTCAAGAGACGACTTGACATTGGCTCCATCCTTGACCATCAGTGGCTGCAAGGAAAGACAGGGGAAGTCAACCGCAGACACCATGATGAGCCGTCCACGTCTAAAGCAGCCTCCAGCAGCAAAGACGACAAGAAACACGCAAAAGTGGACGCAGATGTCCCTCTGGACCCTGGCAAAGAGGACCTGGCTGGAGGCTCCTCATCCAGGAGAGACCCAGCCTCTGTGACTTGA
- the ess2 gene encoding splicing factor ESS-2 homolog, whose protein sequence is MQGSLERAYKSDSLITTLAVRKPTEEVKTSKRKVLDEEEYIEGLEKIIQRDFFPDVTKLQAQKDYLQAEEHGDLEKMREIAIKFGSASNRSTPRVNMPYVTPNSFETPEGRPASPSSSHGKPRSGMKGTEYGGKDGEKEEEKELPCLDRFLAKNTSEDNASFEQIMELADDKEKLRHSWLYEAEEEFRQRHEENLALPSSEKQALECTKAGVETWEYKAKNALMYYPEGVKDDDAIFKRPREVIHKNTRFLGDPFSKALNKTQIKEAAALNAQYKQGKVGPDGKDLLPHESPKVNGYGYIGAPSPAPGVADSPLMTWGEIESTPFRLEGAESPYVERNNHGPSFKIPEPGRRERLGLKMANEAAAKNRAKKQEALRKVTENLASLTPKGLTPAALSPALQRMVNRSSSKYTDKALRASYTPSPSHRVPTPQGPLTPHGTPTPSKAGTPASQDPASITDDLLQLPKRRKAADFF, encoded by the exons ATGCAAGGAAGCCTTGAGAGGGCATACAAGTCCGACTCGCTAATTACAACTCTCGCAGTCAGAAAACCCACAGAGGAAGTAAAGACAAGCAAAAGGAAGGTTCTTGATGAAGAGGAGTACATTGAG GGTTTAGAGAAGATCATTCAGAGAGACTTCTTCCCAGATGTCACTAAGCTGCAGGCTCAGAAAGACTACCTGCAGGCTGAGGAACATGGGGACTTGGAGAAGATGCGAGAAATCGCCATTAAATTCGGATCAGCTTCGAACAGGTCTACTCCCCGTGTCAATATGCCAT ATGTGACGCCGAATTCATTTGAGACTCCTGAGGGCCGGCCTGCCTCTCCCTCGTCCTCTCATGGCAAACCCCGGTCTGGAATGAAAGGAACAGAATATG GAGGGAAGGATggtgaaaaggaggaggagaaggagctcCCATGTCTGGATAGGTTCCTGGCGAAGAACACCAGTGAGGACAACGCCTCCTTCGAGCAGATTATGGAGCTGGCAGACGACAAGGAGAAGCTGAGGCACTCATGGCTGTATGAGGCCGAGGAAGAGTTCAGACAG CGCCACGAGGAGAACCTGGCCCTGCCGTCCTCAGAGAAGCAGGCCCTCGAGTGCACCAAGGCTGGGGTGGAGACGTGGGAGTACAAAGCCAAAAACGCCCTCATGTATTATCCTGAAG GAGTGAAAGATGACGACGCTATATTTAAGAGGCCTCGTGAGGTCATCCACAAGAACACACGCTTTCTGGGAGACCCCTTCAGCAAAGCCCTGAACAAGACTCAGATCAAGGAGGCCGCCGCTCTGAATGCACAG TATAAACAAGGCAAGGTGGGCCCTGACGGGAAGGACCTGCTTCCACATGAGTCCCCTAAAGTGAATGGCTATGGCTATATTGGGGCTCCATCACCTGCACCTG GTGTGGCCGACTCGCCCCTAATGACCTGGGGAGAGATCGAGAGCACCCCGTTCCGCCTGGAAGGTGCTGAGTCTCCATACGTAGAGAGAAATAATCACGGCCCTTCTTTTAAG ATCCCTGAACCTGGGAGAAGAGAGCGGCTTGGTTTGAAAATGGCCAACGAGGCTGCGGCCAAAAACAGAGCCAAGAAGCAGGAGGCGCTGCGCAAAGTCACTGAAAACCTAGCCAG CCTCACGCCCAAGGGCTTGACGCCAGCTGCTCTGTCACCTGCTCTCCAGAGGATGGTCAACCGCTCGTCCAGCAAGTACACAGACAAAGCCTTGCGTGCCAGCTACACGCCCTCCCCCTCGCACCGGGTGCCCACGCCACAGGGGCCGCTCACGCCCCACGGCACCCCCACGCCCAGCAAGGCTGGGACCCCAGCATCACAAGATCCCGCGTCCATCACCGACGACCTCCTGCAGCTTCCTAAGAGGAGGAAGGCTGCTGACTTCTTCTAA